Proteins found in one Triticum urartu cultivar G1812 chromosome 4, Tu2.1, whole genome shotgun sequence genomic segment:
- the LOC125552456 gene encoding glutamine synthetase cytosolic isozyme 1-2: MASLADLVNLDLSDCTDKIIVEYLWIGGSGIDIRSKARTVNGPITDASQLPKWNYDGSSTGQAPGEDSEVILYPQAIFKDPFRRGDNLLVMCDCYTPQGVPIPTNKRHNAAKIFNTPKVAAEETWYGIEQEYTLLQKDVNWPLGWPIGGYPGPQGPYYCAAGADKAFGRDIVDAHYKACLYAGINISGINGEVMPGQWEFQVGPSVGIAASDQLWVARYILERITEVAGVVLSLDPKPIPGDWNGAGAHTNYSTKSMREAGGYGVIKTAIEKLGKRHAQHIAAYGEGNERRLTGHHETADINTFKWGVADRGASIRVGRDTEKDGKGYFEDRRPASNMDPYVVTSMIAETTLLL, from the exons ATGGCCAGCCTCGCCGACCTCGTCAACCTCGACCTCAGCGACTGCACCGACAAGATCATCGTCGAGTACCTCTG GATTGGAGGATCCGGTATCGACATCAGGAGCAAAGCAAGG ACGGTGAACGGCCCCATCACGGACGCGAGCCAGCTGCCCAAGTGGAACTACGACGGCTCCAGCACCGGCCAGGCTCCCGGAGAGGACAGCGAAGTCATCCTCTA CCCCCAGGCCATTTTCAAGGACCCGTTCAGGAGGGGCGACAACCTCCTT GTTATGTGTGACTGCTACACACCACAAGGTGTGCCAATCCCCACCAACAAGAGGCACAATGCCGCCAAGATCTTCAACACCCCCAAGGTTGCAGCTGAGGAGACATG GTATGGAATTGAGCAGGAGTACACTCTCCTCCAGAAGGACGTGAACTGGCCTCTTGGCTGGCCCATTGGTGGCTACCCTGGTCCTCAG GGACCATACTACTGCGCCGCCGGCGCCGACAAGGCGTTCGGGCGTGACATCGTGGACGCCCACTACAAGGCGTGCCTCTACGCCGGGATCAACATCAGCGGCATCAACGGGGAGGTCATGCCCGGCCAG TGGGAGTTCCAAGTCGGGCCGTCCGTCGGGATCGCCGCCTCAGACCAGCTGTGGGTGGCGCGCTACATCCTCGAG AGGATCACGGAGGTTGCCGGGGTGGTGCTGTCCCTGGACCCGAAGCCGATCCCGGGCGACTGGAACGGCGCCGGCGCGCACACCAACTACAGCACCAAGTCGATGCGGGAGGCCGGCGGGTACGGCGTGATCAAGACGGCCATCGAGAAGCTGGGCAAGCGGCACGCGCAGCACATCGCCGCCTACGGCGAGGGCAACGAGCGCCGCCTCACGGGCCACCACGAGACCGCCGACATCAACACCTTCAAGTGGGGCGTGGCGGACCGCGGCGCGTCCATCCGCGTGGGCCGCGACACGGAGAAGGACGGCAAGGGCTACTTCGAGGACCGCAGGCCGGCCTCCAACATGGACCCCTACGTCGTCACCTCCATGATCGCCGAGACCACCCTCCTCCTCTGA